In one window of Borrelia anserina Es DNA:
- the flgD gene encoding flagellar hook assembly protein FlgD — protein MGQTRKMYNSKVERDVKGSNLGRDDFLKLLITQLKYQDPTDPMKDKEFIAQMAQFSALEQMTNMSKSFENLSSALGINKNLDLLGKIVEFEHVDGEIIKGKVTNVKTGVVPQIMIDGKYYVYNNILSVGLEE, from the coding sequence ATGGGGCAGACTAGGAAAATGTATAATTCTAAGGTAGAAAGGGATGTTAAAGGAAGCAATCTTGGGCGAGATGATTTTTTGAAATTGCTTATTACTCAGCTTAAATATCAAGATCCTACAGATCCAATGAAAGATAAAGAGTTTATTGCTCAAATGGCACAATTTTCAGCTCTTGAGCAAATGACCAATATGAGTAAATCTTTTGAAAATCTTTCGTCTGCTCTTGGTATCAATAAAAATTTGGATCTATTAGGTAAAATAGTTGAATTTGAGCATGTTGATGGAGAGATTATTAAAGGTAAGGTTACAAATGTTAAAACCGGAGTGGTGCCACAAATTATGATTGATGGGAAGTATTATGTTTATAATAATATTTTGTCAGTAGGATTGGAGGAGTAA
- a CDS encoding flagellar hook-length control protein FliK: MNNLREVISANLLNLSRDFNILNVGSVLNQSKGCVFANFISLESQNLSKFRDSILEFVRFLKSNGLINKSFNSVSLKCPLAFEKLSDNEFVSDLKSLIKRVDNLFDFESLKVLSESLSFKSELVDKTEMLKNVEKVLSDLNILFSNVNSLFNFDVLGIDIDSSHEDLNAVKRNRGKNVINIDVKNFKKNDGVKEFLDSGSRLRLINGENSVGRYDLKETFDGFAKFIGDLSSSDAKYIRESSVSQIADNLISEWNLKVNHNIVNKAKVVLKSNDTGEIRLILKPKRLGSIRINLNLDSNNNLLGKIIVDNHNVKTLFEQNMYSISKMLDDNGFNTSLNLSLAGTGSGFFSGNFEDGVESQNSYLSKNKVFKIEDDVEISDDLEKNINFIV; this comes from the coding sequence ATGAATAATTTAAGAGAAGTTATTTCTGCTAATTTGTTAAATCTAAGCAGGGATTTTAATATTTTGAATGTGGGAAGTGTCTTGAATCAATCTAAAGGGTGTGTTTTTGCAAATTTTATTTCCTTAGAAAGTCAAAATCTGTCTAAATTTAGAGATTCAATACTGGAATTTGTAAGATTTTTAAAAAGTAATGGCCTTATAAATAAGAGTTTTAATAGTGTGTCTTTAAAATGTCCTTTGGCTTTTGAAAAACTTAGTGATAACGAGTTTGTTTCTGATTTAAAATCTTTAATAAAAAGGGTAGATAATTTATTTGATTTCGAAAGTTTGAAAGTTTTGAGTGAAAGTTTGTCTTTTAAGTCTGAGCTTGTTGATAAAACGGAAATGTTAAAGAATGTTGAGAAGGTTTTATCTGATCTTAATATTTTGTTTAGTAATGTAAATTCTCTTTTTAATTTTGATGTTTTAGGTATTGATATTGATTCTAGTCATGAAGATTTAAATGCTGTAAAGAGAAATAGGGGAAAGAATGTTATTAATATTGATGTTAAAAATTTTAAGAAAAATGATGGCGTTAAGGAATTTCTTGATTCAGGGTCTAGGCTTAGGTTAATTAATGGTGAGAATTCTGTTGGTAGATATGACCTTAAAGAAACTTTTGATGGATTTGCAAAATTTATAGGCGATCTTTCTAGTTCTGATGCGAAGTATATTAGAGAATCTTCTGTGAGTCAAATTGCTGATAATCTAATTTCAGAATGGAACTTAAAAGTTAATCACAATATTGTTAATAAAGCTAAAGTTGTGTTAAAATCGAATGATACAGGAGAAATTAGGTTAATTTTAAAGCCTAAGAGGCTTGGTAGTATAAGAATTAATTTGAATCTTGATTCTAATAATAATTTGTTAGGTAAGATAATAGTTGATAATCATAATGTTAAAACTCTTTTTGAACAAAATATGTATTCAATTAGTAAGATGTTAGATGATAATGGTTTTAATACTAGTTTGAATCTTTCTCTTGCAGGTACTGGTTCTGGATTTTTCTCTGGTAATTTTGAGGACGGTGTTGAGAGTCAGAATTCTTATTTAAGTAAGAATAAGGTCTTTAAGATTGAAGATGATGTTGAAATTTCTGATGATTTGGAAAAAAATATTAATTTTATTGTTTAA
- a CDS encoding periplasmic-type flagellar collar protein FlbB → MNSFLSFFLRFFLWLFLVIFFLGFSFFLVDLFGIYHTRDYLPVYIRALLFREDTESLEYTNISLDEIRMIKEKEAIYIKSQQVEKLREELKKREDSLNKLEAELNQKQKDLDLKQKVIDDIVNKYRDEDTNFAQAALYLINMPPEDAVKRLEELNDEIAISYMRKVEDMAKKEGRASIVPYWLSLMDSKKAAVLIRKMSVSSLE, encoded by the coding sequence ATGAATAGTTTTTTGTCATTTTTTCTTAGATTTTTTTTGTGGTTATTTTTAGTTATTTTTTTCTTAGGATTTTCATTTTTTTTGGTTGATTTATTTGGTATATATCATACTAGAGATTATTTGCCTGTGTATATCAGGGCTTTACTTTTTAGAGAAGATACTGAGTCGCTTGAATATACAAATATTAGTCTTGACGAGATTAGAATGATAAAGGAAAAAGAGGCTATTTATATTAAAAGCCAGCAGGTTGAAAAATTGAGAGAGGAACTAAAAAAGAGAGAAGATAGTTTAAATAAGTTGGAAGCTGAACTTAATCAAAAGCAAAAAGATTTAGATTTGAAACAGAAAGTGATAGATGATATTGTCAATAAATATAGAGACGAAGACACAAATTTTGCACAAGCTGCTTTATATTTAATTAACATGCCACCGGAGGATGCTGTTAAGAGACTTGAAGAACTTAATGATGAAATAGCTATATCTTATATGCGTAAGGTGGAGGATATGGCTAAAAAGGAAGGGCGGGCATCTATTGTTCCTTATTGGCTATCTCTTATGGATTCTAAGAAGGCTGCTGTATTGATTAGAAAAATGTCTGTTAGTTCATTGGAGTGA
- a CDS encoding flagellar protein FlbA — MNDLIFKKKKFEKILGVRAYNKKSSENDLMRVNNKISEIEEFLVESSKDLKKLNNIDIFLQGNCLDYLAFKKKKELEKLAKLKKEYEQYHDIYLKKYGDEKRVDILIKTLNNTITREKIRSARLFLDEYVSCKICKGLGNSNE, encoded by the coding sequence TTGAATGATTTAATTTTTAAGAAAAAAAAATTTGAAAAAATATTGGGTGTTAGAGCTTATAATAAGAAATCTAGCGAAAATGATCTGATGAGAGTCAATAACAAAATTTCAGAAATAGAAGAATTTTTAGTAGAAAGCTCTAAAGATTTAAAAAAGTTAAATAATATAGATATTTTTTTACAAGGAAATTGTTTGGATTATTTGGCTTTTAAGAAAAAGAAAGAGTTAGAAAAGCTTGCAAAACTTAAGAAGGAGTATGAACAATACCATGATATTTATTTGAAGAAATACGGAGACGAAAAAAGGGTTGACATATTAATAAAAACTTTAAATAATACTATAACTAGAGAAAAAATAAGGAGCGCAAGATTATTTTTAGATGAATACGTTAGTTGCAAAATTTGTAAGGGATTAGGAAATAGTAATGAATAG
- a CDS encoding FliI/YscN family ATPase: MDNFFNCYLEVLDDIETISLVGKVKKIRGLLIESLGPKCGIGDLCLIVKNEKKIYAEVLGFNGPFISLMAYERFDGIEVGDKVYSLSKKPQINLSDELLGRVIDSLGRPIDNKGQFLGNYYKELSFSSINPLNRGIFSEQIVTGVRVVDGFLPVAKGQRVGIFSGSGVGKSTLLGMIAKNSKADVNVIALIGERGRELNEFIKYDLGEEGFKRSVLVVSTSDESPISRYKGAYTATLIAEYFRDCGMDVMLLFDSITRFANAKRDIGLSMGELPATKGYPPSVFVELPILLERSGLNSKGSITGFYTVLVEGDDFTEPVADNMKAILDGHIILDRDLSDRKIYPSINILSSTSRSFHRIVNFERQKLIAKIRNLLSIYKSHEDLIKAGIYMKGSNKEVDLAIEKYPKIIDFLSQGIHEEFDFENLDNEMREILS; this comes from the coding sequence ATGGACAACTTTTTTAATTGTTATTTAGAAGTATTGGATGATATTGAGACTATATCTCTTGTTGGTAAGGTAAAGAAAATTAGAGGACTTTTAATAGAGAGTTTGGGACCAAAATGTGGTATTGGTGATTTATGTTTAATTGTTAAGAATGAAAAAAAAATATATGCTGAAGTTTTGGGTTTTAATGGACCTTTTATTAGTCTTATGGCTTATGAAAGATTTGATGGGATTGAAGTTGGTGATAAAGTTTACTCTTTAAGTAAAAAACCTCAAATTAATCTTAGCGATGAATTACTTGGAAGAGTGATTGATTCTCTTGGTAGACCTATTGATAATAAGGGTCAATTTCTTGGTAATTATTATAAGGAATTAAGTTTTAGTAGTATTAATCCTTTAAATAGGGGTATTTTTTCTGAGCAGATAGTTACCGGTGTTAGGGTGGTTGATGGGTTTTTGCCAGTTGCAAAGGGGCAGCGTGTAGGTATTTTCTCAGGCTCTGGTGTTGGTAAATCTACTTTACTTGGTATGATAGCTAAAAATTCTAAGGCAGATGTTAATGTTATTGCATTGATTGGTGAGCGAGGTCGTGAGCTTAATGAGTTTATTAAGTATGATCTTGGAGAAGAAGGCTTTAAGAGAAGTGTTTTGGTTGTTTCAACCTCTGATGAATCTCCTATTTCAAGGTATAAAGGTGCTTATACTGCAACGTTGATAGCTGAGTACTTTAGGGATTGTGGTATGGATGTTATGTTATTGTTTGATTCAATCACAAGATTTGCAAATGCCAAGAGAGATATTGGTCTTTCTATGGGAGAACTACCTGCTACTAAAGGATATCCTCCTTCTGTTTTTGTAGAACTTCCTATTTTACTTGAGCGTTCAGGCCTTAATAGTAAGGGCAGTATTACAGGGTTTTATACTGTTCTTGTTGAAGGTGATGATTTTACAGAACCAGTAGCTGATAATATGAAAGCTATTTTGGATGGACATATTATTTTAGATAGGGATTTATCTGATAGAAAAATTTATCCTTCGATAAATATTCTGAGTTCAACTTCAAGATCGTTTCATAGAATAGTAAATTTTGAAAGACAGAAATTGATAGCTAAAATTAGAAATTTATTATCAATTTATAAAAGCCATGAGGATTTGATTAAGGCGGGAATTTATATGAAAGGTTCTAATAAGGAGGTTGATTTGGCAATTGAAAAATATCCAAAGATTATTGATTTTTTGTCTCAAGGAATACATGAAGAATTTGATTTTGAAAATCTGGATAATGAAATGAGAGAGATATTGTCTTGA
- the fliH gene encoding flagellar assembly protein FliH, translating to MPRVLYKSKEVVNVAKLEFVEIANPIFKSLEIKKKESEISDIDSRSLKLRNELEDLENQRAKLREAIEHERELAKKEIDTECSKLLEEAKEQANKIVNLASERAEFLQKEAEDKKEAIERESNLKIEQIVKEHEERLKREFEIELERGRNEGYDAGFKRGCEDFDQVLGKLNNMVSSLVAKRKEILESSGEHIMNLVMQIAVKVVKKIIDSQKGVVIENVNEALKKIKSKTNIVIRVNLDDIDIVNHQKHEFISKFDFIDNLEVIEDINVGKGGCVIETDFGEIDARISSQLDRIEEKFKNLSSIF from the coding sequence TTGCCTAGGGTTTTATATAAATCAAAAGAAGTTGTAAATGTAGCAAAGTTGGAATTTGTTGAGATTGCAAATCCTATTTTTAAGTCTTTGGAAATTAAGAAAAAAGAAAGTGAAATTTCTGATATAGATAGCCGCAGCCTTAAGCTTCGCAATGAGCTTGAAGACTTAGAAAATCAGAGGGCAAAACTTCGAGAAGCAATTGAACATGAGCGTGAGCTTGCTAAAAAGGAGATAGATACTGAATGTTCTAAGCTTCTTGAAGAAGCTAAAGAACAAGCTAATAAAATAGTAAATTTGGCTAGTGAAAGAGCTGAGTTTTTGCAGAAAGAAGCTGAGGATAAAAAAGAGGCAATTGAGCGAGAATCTAATTTAAAAATTGAACAAATAGTTAAAGAACATGAAGAGAGATTAAAAAGAGAGTTTGAGATAGAGCTTGAAAGAGGAAGGAATGAAGGATATGATGCGGGATTTAAGAGGGGATGTGAAGATTTTGATCAAGTATTAGGTAAATTAAATAATATGGTATCTTCTTTGGTTGCAAAAAGAAAGGAAATTCTTGAATCTTCAGGTGAGCATATAATGAATCTTGTGATGCAGATTGCAGTTAAAGTTGTTAAAAAGATTATAGATTCTCAAAAAGGTGTTGTTATAGAAAATGTAAATGAGGCTTTAAAGAAAATCAAAAGTAAAACAAATATTGTTATTCGTGTCAATCTTGATGACATAGATATTGTGAATCATCAGAAGCATGAGTTTATTTCGAAATTTGATTTTATAGACAATCTGGAAGTTATTGAAGACATTAATGTAGGAAAAGGTGGTTGTGTTATTGAGACTGATTTTGGAGAAATAGATGCGCGAATTTCTTCTCAACTTGATAGAATAGAGGAAAAATTTAAGAATTTGTCTTCTATATTCTAG
- the fliG gene encoding flagellar motor switch protein FliG has protein sequence MEEQKDKEIFGVSTLTGKQKAAILLVSIGSEISSKIFKYLSQEEIEALTFEIARLDVVTSELKDSVLLEFKELMMAQEFIQKGGIDYARELLEKSLGTQKAVDIINNLGSALQSRPFEFVRRADPANILNFIQQEHPQTIALILSYLDPQKASFILSSLPTEIQTNVARRIALMDRTSPEVVREVERVLEKKLASLSSEDYTSAGGVDNVVEIINMADRKTEKFIIESLEEEDPELAEEIKKKMFVFEDIVLLDDRSIQRILREIDGQELAKALKSVDVPVQDKIFKNMSRRAAGMLKEDMEFLGPTRRKDVEEAQQKIVSLIRKLEEQGEIVISRGGEEDVLV, from the coding sequence ATGGAAGAGCAAAAGGACAAAGAAATATTTGGTGTTTCTACTTTAACAGGGAAACAGAAAGCAGCTATTTTATTAGTTTCAATAGGTTCTGAAATTTCGTCTAAAATATTTAAGTACTTATCTCAAGAGGAGATAGAAGCTTTAACATTTGAGATAGCAAGACTTGATGTCGTTACTTCTGAGCTTAAAGATAGTGTTCTCTTGGAGTTTAAAGAGTTAATGATGGCTCAAGAGTTTATTCAAAAGGGTGGCATAGATTATGCTAGGGAGCTTCTTGAAAAGTCTCTTGGAACTCAAAAGGCAGTAGATATTATTAACAACTTAGGTTCTGCTTTGCAGTCAAGGCCTTTTGAATTTGTTAGAAGAGCAGATCCTGCTAATATTTTAAACTTTATTCAACAAGAACATCCGCAGACCATTGCTTTAATACTTTCGTATCTTGATCCTCAAAAGGCTTCATTTATTCTTTCTAGTCTTCCTACTGAAATTCAGACTAATGTTGCAAGAAGGATTGCATTGATGGATAGGACTTCTCCTGAAGTAGTAAGAGAAGTTGAAAGAGTGCTTGAGAAAAAGCTAGCTTCACTATCTTCAGAGGATTATACTTCAGCTGGAGGTGTTGATAATGTCGTTGAGATAATTAACATGGCTGATCGAAAGACAGAAAAGTTTATTATTGAGTCTCTTGAAGAGGAAGACCCTGAGCTTGCAGAAGAAATAAAGAAGAAGATGTTTGTATTTGAAGATATTGTTCTTCTTGATGATAGATCGATACAGAGAATTTTACGAGAAATAGATGGTCAGGAATTAGCAAAAGCTTTAAAATCAGTTGATGTGCCTGTTCAAGATAAGATTTTTAAAAATATGTCTAGGAGAGCTGCTGGTATGCTTAAAGAAGATATGGAGTTTTTAGGTCCTACTAGGCGTAAGGATGTTGAGGAAGCTCAGCAAAAAATTGTTTCTCTTATTAGGAAGTTAGAGGAGCAGGGTGAAATAGTAATTTCAAGGGGTGGCGAAGAAGATGTACTTGTCTGA